In one window of Penaeus monodon isolate SGIC_2016 chromosome 36, NSTDA_Pmon_1, whole genome shotgun sequence DNA:
- the LOC119595745 gene encoding general transcription factor IIF subunit 2-like — translation MSSSHAEKDLDNTNCSRGVWLVKIPKYMKDKWVECPGDVGKLRINKAPGKVPTVTFKSAENLMDSKTPREHKFILHSVKEQTLGVFSHTVSSGSSDAVVPETEKLFMEGQVIQKFECQPVVDTYYLNQKREAVKKAAQPCRQSMFISRPVTVYRPIAAHKHTIEVEERKKAEGKKARDDKDKVMEMLFAAFEKHQYYNIKDLQKITRQPITYLKEILNEVCDYNVKNPHRNMWELKPEYRHYKADEVEAADDPNSD, via the exons ATGAGTTCTTCACACGCCGAAAAGGATCTGGATAACACTAATTGTAGTCGTGGTGTTTGGTTGGTGAAA ATTCCCAAGTATATGAAAGATAAGTGGGTAGAATGCCCAGGAGATGTTGGGAAGCTCAGAATTAACAA ggCCCCAGGAAAGGTACCAACAGTTACGTTCAAGTCTGCAGAAAACTTGATGGATAGCAAGACCCCAAGAGAACACAAATTCATTTTACACAGTGTAAAAGAACAAACTTTAGGGGTGTTTTCACATACAGTCT CCAGTGGAAGCAGTGATGCTGTGGTTCCAGAGACAGAGAAACTATTTATGGAAGGGCAGGTCATCCAGAAATTTGAGTGTCAGCCAGTTG tggataCATATTACTTGAACCAGAAGCGAGAAGCAGTAAAGAAGGCAGCCCAGCCATGTCGCCAGTCGATGTTTATCTCGAGGCCTGTCACAGTCTACCGCCCTATTGCGGCTCACAAGCATACT ATTGAGGTAGAAGAACGTAAGAAAGCTGAGGGTAAAAAGGCTCGTGATGATAAGGACAAAGTCATGGAAATGCTCTTTGCTGCCTTTGAAAAACATCAGTACTATAACATCAAGGATCTGCAGAAAATTACACGTCAACCAATT acATATCTGAAGGAGATACTGAATGAAGTATGTGATTACAATGTCAAGAACCCTCACAGGAACATGTGGGAATTAAAGCCGGAGTACCGGCATTATAAGGCTGACGAGGTAGAGGCTGCAGATGATCCTAATAGTGACTAA